GGTTACTGGCTTCACCTACGTCAGGTCACCATATTTCACTCACATGCTCCGTGGTCCACGTGTAAAAGTGGCCTGTTGATGAAAACCACCATGACTAGCTATTGATTTACTACGCAAGGACCCGATTGGCCCCTCCTACTGGCCCCTGCAAGGATAAATATATTGATGGGTTGGACCCAAGACAGTGGCTTGCTTGTCTTACTTGTGTAGCGTTTGTTTGGGACCATACACTGAGTGCCATGGACAGGGTTACAGTTGTGAACTACTGCTTAGGACTCCTGTGTTTGATACTACTGCAGGGAATGATAAATGTGGAGGGAAGGAGCATTTTTAAACCAGGTAAGTGTGCaaaatgatgttgtttttggtctatttacaataaaatatcaaGTTTAGTTATAGATTTCTAAAGAACCTGCTTACAACAACCTGACTATGCAATGCAATGATTATTTGTTTCGTGCAGGAAACCATGTTTTTAATCCAAAAGAAGACACAGATGCCCAGAGCAAGATCCTAACACTGTTACTTCATAAAAGCTTAGTTCCTTTTGAAAAAGACAACCCTCTTGgtaagacagaaagaaagaaaattattaaattaaatattaaatacatgaTTCTGGGATGTTAACTGGTTTTCTTCTCCACAGGTCTTGACCTGGCCAATAAATTGGCTGAAATAGAGGAGGTAAGGATacttaaaaattattttctagCAACTTTAATGGTAATATGGATTAGCCATGAAGTGTGTC
This genomic window from Anabas testudineus chromosome 4, fAnaTes1.2, whole genome shotgun sequence contains:
- the uts2d gene encoding urotensin 2 domain containing, whose protein sequence is MDRVTVVNYCLGLLCLILLQGMINVEGRSIFKPGNHVFNPKEDTDAQSKILTLLLHKSLVPFEKDNPLGLDLANKLAEIEELRALREELEKEITANLAEGKSITQKRGEPCFWKYCV